Within the Poecilia reticulata strain Guanapo linkage group LG13, Guppy_female_1.0+MT, whole genome shotgun sequence genome, the region aacctgagagacacattagccgacagaaatcctaggcaTAACGGTTCAATCGGGTTCGATCGTGCTGTGTGTTGTCCAACCACCggagcacaaaataatggctacaagtccagttaactaattttaaaaccaggcattaatcaatgttttactaAAATCTACCTGTGAGTCAGCGttaagtcctgactgaatgaaaatcattataacctatttatgtcttgggccggccctgccagaatgtattgcgacaaacaataatattgttgttttgagactattttcaagcACTGTGATagtaataatggcataataaagcaagaacacattctcaaagatcaataaactttaaattctaataaacatttaaacactggaactggagaacatttgaaatatccaaaataaagaaacaacagaaacaacaaataaaatgaattataaagtctctgtgaacaaaattgtctttcaacaacaaaaagaagggatagttgagaccaaagcaccagactgacgCCCAGTTTAggtaaaaagacagagaaaagagaaaaacgatgaatcaagaaaatgaaaatgattgagtttcttgtcatttattatgcgattaattgatttgtggtttattgtgacaggtgtatttatttgttcaggAGTGGGGATCATTTTGAAGTCAGTCAAATAGAACCGTCAGCTGGGTTTCCTTAGGTAGCAGAGTTTGTCCTAAACTTCTGTAAACTGCAGAATGGATAAATTTATAACCATTTCTAATGGGGATTCTCATGTTGGGGGCTTTTCTGGGTTCTCTACTGGATAACTGAACTGgggcttgtttctgtatttctcAGGTTCCCTTGACAGTGACTCTGGTGTGGTACCAGTCATTAATGAAAAGGTCCGTTCCAGCCCTGCAACATGTGTTGTGTTTATCCCTGTGGGTGCAGTAGTCACTCATCTTTGAAAATGATGGGATTCATACTGAAACCTGGGGAGTTCAGAGAGACGGATGGATCAGAGGAAGGCTGCTGATCATCTGATCATCAggtataaaacttaaaatcatCTACAGACCTAACAGATTCCTAATTAAACTGTTTGAATTTAAATCATCATTTACAAACTGTTTATCTAAAGTGATGCTTACTGTACAATTAAGGCAGGAAATATGTAgccagaaaaaaggaaaaactgaatcAACATTCAGCATAGACCCTGTATTCTAACTTTGTGATAttgatatttaaatacattgcattttgtttaacaAAGCTAATATAATCAAATTGATCCTGTGACATGTGTCATACAGTACATCCTGTCATCTCAGTACTATTACACATGACACCATGTGTGAATACCTCCAGTGGTAACTGGAAACCAGTGTGAGCCAGGAGCTTGTTGGTCCAGGGTCCAGCAGTGATCACCACATTTCTCGCTTGATAAACTCCTCCAGAGGTCGTCACCTTGACAACAGGACCAGGCTTGATTTCTGAAACCTTCTCATTGTCTCGTATGACCCCACCCAACTTCTGAAACTGATCCTggagaaacaaaaccaaacatgttccaggaatgtttcaaattaaagaaacaaataaaaattgtttatatCAGGACATTATTTCTAAGCATCATGTCATCTAGTAGTTCTTGTGCAGAcaggattcttttttttaagaaataaacgTGTTAACTCATAAATCAGGTTAACACAAATAGCTTTAATATCATATCTGGATATCTTATAGAATTAAGATAGCAAAAAACATGGTTATAGTTTATGCTACATTAAGTTAATGTTTCCAACATGTAGCtatacttttaaacaaagttaaatgaatataaatgagATGCCTGCGTTGCAGTGAAGCTGAGCCGTACCTGAACCGCCTTCAGGGCTCGGTCTGCAAACAGAACGCCGCCGGTTACATCCAGCAGGGCGCCGTGGCCCTCAGACAGAACCATGTTGGGGATGTGCTCGTGGAAGTTATCGCGGCTTAGAATCACCGTGGAAACCTTGTTCTTCAACAAGGTGTTCTTGACCAGTGGGTAATCCCCACTGGTTTCTGGTCCCATGACTAACAGTCCAGTTTGTCTGTGAGGAGAGATGAAGGCAGCAGGGTGGACAGACCGAGTTTAAACACacaatttgttctaaaagtacaTACTGTGTATTAATACCAGTGCAGCATACAGAtacattaggaaaaaaaaatatttagtggaaaaagtgaaacattttgcatgttcttcctgtgcaaGCAAGACCTGGTTCTTCACCCCCAAAACACGACTGTTTGGTTAATTAGTTTCTCTAATTTGTCCTTgagtgcgtgtgagtgtgtgtgtgggtgtgtgcgtgcgtgtgtgtgtgtgtgcNNNNNNNNNNNNNNNNNNNNNNNNNNNNNNNNNNNNNNNNNNNNNNNNNNNNNNNNNNNNNNNNNNNNNNNNNNNNNNNNNNNNgtgcgtgtgtgtgcgtgcgtgtgtgtgtgcatgtgtgcgtgtgtgtggattGTTCGTCCATTGTTGACCACCACTCCCTGCAGCCCTGCAAAGGTAACCGATATGTACATAGTTTTTGAAATAACTGATGAAAGatattgaactttttccacagtatTACATTGTTTTAGATGTAATACACAGTTTCTTGATTCTCGGTTTGGGCAAGCCTTCATGTTGTGCTTAAACAGTTTTCCACTCTGCATCTCAGCTGATGCCTGACCTGTACAGCGTCACTCCGGCCTCCTTCTCCAGCTGGGCCCACAGCTGGTAGCCCTCCCCCATCATCTGCGTGTAAATATCCTGCTCATAGGCTCTACGTATGATGCGAGTCTGGCCATGGGAGCTCCCTCTGGTGTGAGGCAGAACGAACTGGACAAAAACGGTTCAGATTAAGGAAAGAGAAAACCTTCTGCTTTAGTGAAGTAAGCATGTCCTACTGTATACAAAACCTGCAGCTGTGATCTACTCAAGTACAGAAAATGATTTgcttagtgtaaaaaaaaaagaaaagattatgAATCTCTTTGAGGcttgtttgtttaataattcattcgggtttatttatacagccccaACACACACTGTTAAAAAAACCCGTCtctaatttatgttaaaacactGGTTGCCGGTGtttatacggtaaaattctggcaaccacagttGCTGAGATTTTACTGTAAATCAGCGAtattccctttttcttttcttttttttttttacagtgcacaacGATTATCAtgtcaaagcactttacaaaaaGAATACAAATCAATCCAATTCACACAGGCAGATTCCAGATTCATGTATTCCTATGTGATCCTGCGTTAAACAAAGACATTGTCCCTTTAACATAAAGAAAACCTGAGCAGACTCTGACTCACAGCGGGCAGCTGtccacaaaaacacaccaggTAAGACTGAGCAGTACTGAATATGTTACATAAGAAGAAGAGAGATGATGACAGTAGAAGCTCTGAGCCCATTTCAAAGCTCTGCGCTTTTCATCTCAGCCACCAATAAAATCTCAgctgtcagaatttttttattgatttgaccGTAGAGAGAcggaaaacagttttttcacttccatttatttcatcAGCTCTTAGCAGTGATTAATTCATGTAAATCTTTGTCAATAAAATTTattcttttagaaataaaattgtcGGCATCATCCCAAATGTGATTACTAAGTCTGCAGTAAGTGAGGTAGTCCTggagaaaactgtaaaacttgaTCTGTTTTACTAGCCTTTGGATTTTATTAGCTGAATCAAAACCTTCAACTTGCATGTTGGACCCAatcaaataatgtaaagaaGTGGATCCTTTGCTTACTGCCTCCATTTCAAAAATGATTCATCTGTCCTGAGTAAATGGTTTTAAGTaagctgcagctgaacattTTACAGATGAAACCTTTTCTTGATCAAGACAGYTTAATAAATTACAGACCTCTATCTAATCTTCCTGTCTTATTGAAAGGCGATACTAATCAAGAGTGTGAAGATCTATGCAGTAATGACTGTCAGAGCTCATCATAACACTGAAGGCACACTGCTAAACGTCACTGATGTTCTCTTTGGCTCAGTTGCTGGACTGGCGCCTGTACTGGACCTGTTGGACTCTAACCCTGACCGAGGCAGCACTGCCTTGCAATCATTTACATTGTTTATTGTCAGTTCAGCTTGTTCGAGCCTTTAGATGTTACATCTTGTAAGGAAGCTTCCTTCTCTCCTGGTCATAATGTCCCTTTAATCCCCACCACTCTGGATTGGGTTTTATCAGgttcctctcctctctcctcctctcctcgtCTTTTCATACTTGAATCTCCTCTACTCCTTGTCAAATCTACctgaattaatttttcttcTACTGCAAATACTTAGTTTTGTTCCAACAGTAACCGGGtttaatctcttttttcttttacattccAACAGCTGTTTGAAGACATACGTGATCATTTTTATGCTATTTGTTTCTGAATATTGTTCTTCTTTAGCTTATCTGCTAGCTCCTCTCTAGAGGCAGTTCTTTATAGCTTTATAGCTTTTTAAAGCTATAATGAACTGCTACCAATAAAAATTGTATACCAATTTGTACATTTCAACAACTGTCTTGACCAGCAAGTAGTTTTAAGGTAACTTCATCTTGTTCAAGTCATGGTATTTAAACCAGATCAGGGTTTGCTTTTGTAATCTTTCtgctaatttattgcatttcagcaggttttctgcagtttatgagcagaaaaaagtgtttttacagaaaaggCTCACATACACTTCACATGGTCACAAGtacaatttcaaaacaaaaataaatgatattttatATTGAAGTAACTCAAAGACATTCTGAATGTTTGACAGGCTTCAGAATTCTCACATTTTAAAAGTCAGCATCTACATATTTCTATTGATTTATGGAAAtgcttatttttctctttagctTTTATGATCTTTAAGCAATTAGATTAAACAATATGCCAGGACTACAAAGTACAGGTaaacagctgcagaagaaaatgtgattCTAGTATAAAAGTTACAATAGCTAACTCAAGACCCAAGACTTTTGGGTTTTGAATTCAGTTTCTGAACAATTATCTTATGTCAGAGCTGCAAAGTTGCTACAAATGTGTTGTCAGCGCAACAGGCTGTaggtttgtgtgcgtgtgcacgcAAGCGTgcgcgtttgtgtgtgtgtgtgtgtgtgtgtgacacacCTCACCTGCTCCAGCAGCAGAGTCTTCTTGTTGTGTTTAGCCAGCTGGTAGGCTGTGAAGGAGCCCTGGACTCCAGCCCCGATCACCACACAGTCATAGTCCTGCTTACCAGACATGCTGCTGGACTCTTCATGGACGCACTGTAGCCAAACTCAACTCTCAGCCTTTTATAGCTCAGCCTTTTATTTCTCCGCCCACAATCAGGAGAGGCGGACCCAAGCTTATAATTCACTGGAGAACCCAGTGGTCAGGGTTATGTCTGCTGTCTGGAGTTCTTGATCAGATCATCTGAGATCCCTTGTTGCTCTGCTGGAGTTACCAGGTGCAGCTGGAGGTCATTGAGGTTTACGGCTTCTGGCCTGATGATCCTCTGCATGACCGTCTGCACGCTGAGTTTAaatggacgctctgctgtctggTCTTGTAGTCAGTTGGTGATAACTCGGCTGCTTCTCCACCGCATCAATTTCTGCCAAGGCAGTTGGTTGGTTGGTCAGAGCATGATCCTCTGACCTGCTGTGAAGAGGAGCAGAACAATTTGTTCCAACATTtgtagtgtgtttttatttatttattgtttactttttgtgtttgttttgattgcattatttaatttacgaacatgttttcctttttttttgattgattaCTAATTTGCTTTGGTTGTTGCTTTgcatgcttttttatttttttttacctgacaTAATTGTCTTCCTCACATTCCCCTGGAGCCAAACAGTATGCCTGAAGCCATGGTTTTAAATAGGatcatgttttaaagaattgtgAAATATAATATAGTGTGTTTTCTCTCCCGTGCTCTCGCCCCGTTAGCCTTAGCTGGTGTCTCCCTGCTGCCTCTCATATGATCACTGCTCACTGCACTGCTTCATTTGTAGTCCCTCCTTTATAATGAATGGCTCTCTGTGACCAACCCATTGACCACCTGACAGAAACATGTCAGTAGCTGCTMCTGTTTTGTGCTCGTCTTTTTCTTCTCACCCCAAAAGCTAGTGAGTAGCTGACATTTTCAGGGAAATATAAGATTCTAAAGAGTTGTTTGTTTGCATTCTTTTGGCCTTTCAGTATTTCAATTTGCTTGATTGTTTCCTTTTCGCTGCTGCTGaacaaagctggaaaaaaatctcttctgCTGCAAATTCAGACCAAGCTGAAAATCTTTGCAAGAGGAGACAGAAAAGCATTAAATGTAGAAGCAAACAGCTACACGCCAACATCTCTCTAAAGGATTTGAATGCATATGTAAtgactgattggttgttttctggCCGTTTGTCAGGTTCTGGGACAGAGGGGTCATGGACGCTACGCTCCAGTTCCATCTGGCCTTTTCCTGCACCTTCGTCATGCAACTTCACACCTGGTCAAAGGGCAGCTGTTAGACTCAGATCACACCAGACAGACAGCTTCAGTCATTGGTCACTTGTTTGCAGTATCTCTTGTAGATCTGCATAAAATAACCTTAGAGAAATGCAGCCATTGCACACTGGAATATTTCTGCCCTGTATACATTATTTAATACCTTTGATGTTTATTATACAAACAAGTTGAACAGAGAGGAATACAAAGGCAACTTGCTGCCTAATGTGTAACTCATCTTGTGCTTGAAATTATTGCAgctctgctctttgttttgctctgcaTGTGAAGACATAAAGGTTGTGGCTGTGTGGAGACAAAAGAACCAAAAGGAAGGATTGAGTTAAATGTATCATTTCTAAGCTCATCTGAGCAGGAAAAGCGAAATGTGAACCAGGTTATATGTGTAAAGGATTGAGGTGGTAATTTACTAACATATGAACAGTTCTGAAATGTTTATATGAGGAGGTGATGATTGAAGAAAGTGAAAGAGAGAACACCATGTGAAagttagccaatcagaggaacAATAAATAAGTACAAGGCCACAGTGACACTAAAATGGATTCAGTAGGACAGGAAGTTGGTTCAGTTGACACctgttgaaatattttagagtATGCAGCAGAGAAGATTGTGTACTTTTTAAAGTCGACTGTTAAATTCATTAGGAATGGTTGAGTTCATCAGCTGTTAGGTTGATGTGTAGTAATAACTACAGAGTGACGAAGCTGTTGAGTCAAAGCGATGCCATGCTGTTGTGTGAGAACAAGAAGCTGGAGAAACTTTTGTGCATAGTtacatattgattttttttttattgactaaatTTGCTATCAAAATAATGAATAGTAGTTTTTCCCTAATAGTTTTCAGTGCTCCTTCTAAAAAGTCCCAGTTTACACTGCAGGCCTTTCTGTCCCGTCGTCTTATCATTGTCAGTCTaacattactttttaaaataaactgctaaatatgttttaattaaaccttAAGTTTGATCAGaccaaaatttttattttttttaagtaaaatcagAACTCATGGCTTattcaaaattaacttttacgGCAGATAGTGGTCAGGGCCAAAAAGGAGaacaatcaaacattttcaccacTGCCTTTACACATGGCAGATGCTCAAATAAACTGGAAGTCAGTATTCACTTAattattcaacttaaaattttatttcaaaagcaaaacaattattttcttattgtgtagattttttttctcatacaaACATTAAGTCAGGAGTCTGTAGGTTTCTCTCTTCTCAGTTCTTAAAGTTTTCCACTAGATGGCGCCACACAGCTGCAGCCTCCTGGAGCCAGACCACAGCAGGCGAAGCTGCACAGCTGCTGATCAACCTGTTTGATTCAGTGATGCAGGAAGATTGATTAAAGAAGtctcatataaaatatttcataaagtatATCCTACAAGGTATTAATTCTATATTCAATAAAGAGTTGAAtgtaaattgtatgttttgtgATATATAGCCTCAAACTGTTCTCCCCTTGTTTTGGTACTGTCCTTAATGCCTTTTGGGAGAATTTATGTGACTTTATCCACAGCAACATAGAAGCACAATTTAAGCTTTTATGGAAGATGTCTTACTTGGTAAAAACATGATTAACAATTGTGAGATTCTCATAAATCCTTTATTGTTACTAGCTAAATGTCCTATTCATCGTTCCAGGTACTCTGAAAAGAAGTCatgttttgctgcattttacaATGAAGTAAAGTTTTATATCTGGACTATCAAAGACTCTGAGAAAATATAGcataaaacaagtaaaatctGTACTGCTTTGAATGAACTGTTAGGAACCTAAGCCtctcagctttttctttttcttgaatgCTAAATATCTATTTACCtatattgttttttcttgagTGTGAGGGACGAGACTCAAACGaggacaaaacattttcaaagtagaaaaaagtttcaatttaagtcttcaaaaaaaaatcatgaacaaAGCATAAAGATTTAGAGCAAGGATAAATCAAAGGATAAGTAACAAATTTGGATCCAAATTAACTGAGGTCAACTGAACTCTAACTgaacacaaagaacaaaaagctgCTTAAATAGGGGTGGAGTGACCTGAATCTACCACATGAGGAAGGCACGACATAGCAAAAGAACAAATGAATACACAATTAACTAAAGCATCCtatgaaacaaataaagcaaactaACTTTAACTTAGAACAAACAATAAGTGAATATTTaagtgacaaaattaaataaaatcagcttgaAGTCTCCCCCCCTTCAGTCTTTCAGAAAATGGTTTGATCCAggttcctcctccagctggttTATATCAGCAGCACCTCAAACAAAAAACGTGTAAGTAAACCATTCAGACAGACATTAACTAAAGTGCACCCATTAGAAAATATAtgtctaaatgaaataaacttaaACAGACTATAAGCTatactaataaagaaaaaaaatactaacatgATGTGGTGGCAGGAGCATCCACCACATTGAGGCATAACAAATGTTTCACTCCGTTATACCGTAATTGGAATGTCTGCGaataaagctttttaaaaaaagacaatatctTAAGTAGTTTTATGAGTCAttgccctttttcttttatatccAATAAGGTTTTCAGCTgtcatatttttctgttatattttaaatgccTTGTTTCGTTCTTTAACTACTTTACGACATTCATCATTCCACCAAAGAACTActtttttcttaccttttttatttttggtatgaTAGAATGAgcagcatttaaaatatattctgttATCTGACTTGTACATTCTtcaatgttgcattttaatgttACCATATGACTGGATTtctcaaagtttattttacatttttgccagTTAGCTTTGTTAAAGCACCATCTTGTTAATAggaaatcatccatccatccatccatccatccatccatccatccatccatccatccatccatccatccatccatccatccatccatcc harbors:
- the pipox gene encoding peroxisomal sarcosine oxidase, which encodes MSGKQDYDCVVIGAGVQGSFTAYQLAKHNKKTLLLEQFVLPHTRGSSHGQTRIIRRAYEQDIYTQMMGEGYQLWAQLEKEAGVTLYRQTGLLVMGPETSGDYPLVKNTLLKNKVSTVILSRDNFHEHIPNMVLSEGHGALLDVTGGVLFADRALKAVQDQFQKLGGVIRDNEKVSEIKPGPVVKVTTSGGVYQARNVVITAGPWTNKLLAHTGFQLPLETVKINVCYWKEKTPGTYGVKQRFPCFVVTGSLESKEHIYGLPSNEYPDLVKICYHMGSKTDPDYRDLQTDTSDIDILKRYVSRCIPGLVPEPAVVESCMYTLTPDRHFVLDYHPNYSNIVIGAGFSGHGFKFSPVIGKLLCELSLGEVPSFDLSSFKIRRFQSQMKSAM